One Gossypium arboreum isolate Shixiya-1 chromosome 13, ASM2569848v2, whole genome shotgun sequence genomic window, CGAGACAGAAAGAGAAACTTACCACTATAGCGGCCCATCAGCTTCACAAGACCAATACAATTCTCGAAACTTTCAGATTCAACATGAGCGGCGTTAATGGCACGTTGAGCCTCCTCAACTGCTGTGTCGAAGCCAAACGACTTGTCGATAACCTGTCTCGTGCGACAAAATGGAACAAAGTTTCAAGATTGTGTAATAACCAAAAAAACCAAGGTTGTAATTCCAAACAGGCTTGTGGTTAAAATAATTTGAGTAAACTATAttattagtcactaaattatgagtgagtttttgttttgatcactgaactatttaaaagtttttatttaagtaattaaactattaaaattaatGCTATATGGTTAAAACcgcttttttcttcaatttttgataCTGATCGTTAGATCGACTTGAATATAAGATTTATTCTTCTACTCATCTAATGTAGCAATCACTGAATCATCACTTGGAGTTTGTTGGCGAgacttatttaaaaaaattaataaatgaaaacttttgaatagtttaataatcaaattgtaattttttagttaagtgactaaaacgaAAACTCAGCAATAATTTAGTTACTAATAGTGTTTACCCAAAGTATTTAATCAACTCAATTGAATTTACCGGAATGTCATTGTCAATAGTTTTAGGGATACCGGCAACTGAAACTTTGAGACCACGCCTTCTAATTTCCTGTAGAATTTGgaacaattttttttaataagcACAAACTCGCATTGCAAATCAATATTCTATTTTCTATTAAAGATATTTTATAtagctttatttattttattttttgagatATTTCATTCAACTTATGTATCAAATGCATATTTCAGTGGTGTGATTTCAAAACTCTTCAAAACAGATtaaaaaaactttgaaaaatttttaacacGTCCATATTGACAATTaatcaaagataaaaaaaaaaaaaatgacctCGAATATAAGAGCTGCACCTCTTTGAGTTCCATCTCCTCCAATAATGAAAACCTGAAAATATCAAATGTATCGATGTGTTGATTATATAATTCTTATATTcttcttaaatttaaattttattttatttttattttcaaaattttagttcttttatttttaagatttcaaaatttattttcaattattaatataattaatttttattaaattgattgatgtgacattttaaattaaaataaaaactcacTCAAGTAGCCATGTAGTAAAAAATTAATGTTGTAATGAActtaattttaataatgttaacaattgaacttaaattttaaattttgaaaagtaaaggGATTGAattctgaaaataaaaatataagaactaaattttaaatttaaaagagtATATTGACTTGTGACACAATTTAACCATCCCATAATCATATAAAAGTAtgggattttttatttttattttttacttttacaCAAACCTGATTAATCCCACGATCCTGAATGCTATCAACAATTTTTGAGGTATCATGTCCACCTCGTGATGTCCCGAGGATAGTTCCACCACGTTTATGTATATCATTAACAACCTTGGGATTTAAATACACTGTATTTTTAGCATAAAACCCCTTGTATCCTCCCTGCAAATGCATTAAACTCGTTAATTGCATCCGAGtttgaataaataatttttatttgtctaatacttattttaaaatttgtatttgattttgtttattaagaattttaaattttgttttaacttagtatatttaaaattatatatatttatgtttaattaaattaaatgaacttgtttataaatataaataacctCGGCTCTAACTCTGTATTTTTAGCATAAAATCCCTTGTATCCTCCCTGCAAATGCATTAAACTCGTTAATTATTAATACACCACTTTATACTATTTTGAAAAGATTATTTATGAGGCTcatatttgttaaaaattttaattttgtgtttaacttttaaaagtaatTCGTGTTCAATCTCATTTCATTAAAAATTATGTATTTATgtctatttatttaatttaaattaactaaaattctaAATATTAAACGAAAATACTCATAAATATATAATCTAACATGCCCTCGAAAATGAACAACAATGTAAACAACAAACAAACCTAAATTGATTTAAGCTAGCAAACAAATAAATATGTTTAAATCTAAACTGATTTAAATATAATAAGTTTTAACAGCTatgttataaataaaataaagcacaaataataaaaataatattactatttatattataatagaacaaaaataaaatttaaaataattttgtaaataaattttaaaaattcattaacGAATTTATTCGAGACTAAATGATCACTTACATCGATCCCCAATACTTTCTTTACACCGTACATGTGGTGCAAGCCACATACAATCTCTCTAACCACAGTGTTGAGTCCAGGGCAAAGACCACCACACGTCACAATACATGCATGAACATTATCAGAATGAAAATATACCTACATAACCATTAAATATCCACCACGTTATAGTAAAAACACATATCAAACTTTAGAGTTTCATTATTCCATATCTAATTCAATCAttactagaatattaaaataaatggtttttacttaaataatataaaataaacaatTTATTACTTAAATAATATATACCCAATATCATTTATCAAAATAGAATGGATTGAATAGTGTTACAAATAGGGATATAAGTTTAACGCAAAATCAACACTATTGATGGCAATTTGGGATGACACAAAAATCTGTTCTCCACCAAGAATGTTGATTTGGGTAATAGAGCACGTAATGGGATTAGACCTGGTTATGGATAAATTTGGGTCAGGTCAAAGTCCAAATTTAGGTCCACTCTAGGCCTGGATCGATTCTAATAATGggtttaaaattttgtctaatCCTAACTATATAAAAAGTGTTAAATTCGAACTTAATTCGGTTCATTCAGTATTAaatttttcatataaaaataaatttaaaaaacataatacatcaaacacattaaaaatattaaaataaaaaaaatttcaacaaattaaaaatatattaaaaaatctttgtacttaaataataataagatacTTGCAACTTAGTAAGCAACCTCCAAAATAgaagtaaaattaataataaaataagagttatataatattcaaacaataacaataaattaaaaacaatataataaCCAAATGATAGTAAAACaacaataaaacaataataaaatgaCAACAAAACAATATATGAGAAAAAATTTTAGGCACATTCGGGCCGGGCAAAAAAATTTACCCAAAGTCTAGCTTATTTTTTTTATCCAAGTTCATTTTTTGActctatatatttttttaaatcctTCCACTTTTTAAGCGAACTTTCGAGTTTGGACATGTGACTTGACAAGAGAATCAAAGCTTCCCTCAAGTCGTCGTCGCCAACTATTGGTGGTGATGTGGGCTGCCCAAGATGCATAGAATCTTGGTTCAGCTGGCGGGAACATGTTTTGTCTCCGCCGATTCCTTGGATGGCTGGCCATTGCCCACATCGCCACAAATGAGTTCAATTTAACGTCAAACTCATATCCCTTCCCCATAACACTATTTGATTCTTTTCTGTTAAAGTTCGTATGATTTTATATTCAAATTAGATCTTTCCGATTTCTATATCCAATTAGTCTTTCAGAAAAGGCTTATGGTAAGTTTAGACACACGCTTTCGTCCAACAAAAAAAAGGTTTAAACACACGCCTTTTGACGTGCTCCAGCTCGTCGGAAATGAATTCCTTTTGGATCATCCTTGTGAACTACAACCTATAAAGATGAAAATAAGCATTGAGTATATTAAACTAAGAAGAAACAAATGCTTAGCAAAATTTTGAAAAGATGTATACAAACTATAAAGGAAGGACGGCTAACCTTTTGAGGGACGCTATCATCAACGTGAACAAAATATTGCCtagtgaaatttaaaaaattcgatCAAATTAATACTCATTTAGCAAACATTTCAACAATCGGTGTAAAAAAAATAGCTCAAAGTTGAAGCTTACTTAACAACAGAGTATGCCGGATTGTCTTGCAACGGATTAGGATAAGTCTGTCATTAAAAAAAGTCAAaaatcaaatcagatttttaaaaattgaaactaATTCACTCATTTTCGATCAATCAATTGAAAAAAAACGATCTTGAATTCGAGAGAAATGGAAAACGAGGCTTTCGAATCAAGAGAAACTATGAATGCCTGCAAATTATACGTAGAAATGTCTTACAGGAAGATCAGGAATATAATCAGTTAAGTGAGGAACATCTTCAAGTACATAACCGCCGGGACCGTCGACGATCTTAGGCTTTGAAATCTCAGGCAAAGCAGCGGAAGCCATCGTATAGCACTAGCGGGAACTCCTGGAACGACAACCGTAACCTTAAACCAAAAAGAAATGTACTGATCAACTTTTTCTTTCTCAAATTAGAGATCCAAAATACAAATCAAAGGCACTGAAAAGCGGCGATTTATTCTCACAAATATGGAATATAATTATCTGCACGAGCCCAAAGCTCCACTCTATATTTGGAGAGTTTTTTTATTAGTTTAGCTAGGAATGGTAAAGAAATCCCAGAGCATATTTACTAAAATAttcttatattaattttataataatttataacatatattttaattttataaatatgtattatatatttcattataattTGTTACTTTTTATAAGATTTGATAATatatttgagttaaatttaaaaattaatatattataaaatattatttaaaatttcgaGACAAGACGAAACATATTAGAtaagttatttttttaattagATTGGAATCGAAGACAAAAGTATTATGTAAAGTTTAAGGCAGgacaaatttaatattatataaataaaagttATAGGGGACACGTCGTGCAAAAATCTGTGTCATCTCTATTTTGACaaaatataatgataaaaataaatttaaatgaaatctTAGACCTATTTAAAATGTGGATTGaatttgaaattcaatatttAATGTTGGAATTATATCTTTTATTCTTATGTATTATTAGATTTggcatataaaaataaaatagagaatACTATAAGTAAATGTTAAAAAGCATGGCAAGTAGTTTatgttataatttaataaaataaaaacacaaatttactaaatattaaatattaaatattaaataaaatatcatattttaaaaaaataaccattttaaaCTGATTTggattaataatttataaatatgaatGAGTGTGGACAAATTTTTAGATCTCATTTTAAGTCTAATCAAAATTTAACAACTAtgtataatgttaatgtttatatatgcaaaacctttTAAAAGAATGAATAGGGGTCAATTACACATTGgggtaaaagtatcatagagGTGCCCGTACTAGAAGTCAGATTACATATTGCCTCATCTACTTAAAAAATGAGGAAATTAATCATTGTATGTTAAAACAAAGTGCAAATCAgttatttctgttaaaaattttatttatttatactatTGAAAACTGGCATGGCTGAGATAGGTGGTGTGACTCATGTACTTGATGATAGTGATAGGTGGCGTGCCTCATGTACCTGATGACGATATACATAGAacagtttttaacaataaaaatagatgaaTTTTTTAATAGATAAACCAATTTAATCTTTCATCATCTAAGGTATGGGGCCAATTTGCTATGGTGCCTATTCCTTTACAACTatcaatgatagaataatgaaACTATCAAGGGGGATGAATAGTTGTAATTGTATCACATATATGGATCGTCTTCCCCTGTTTTGATTCGGTATTATTTCCGTTCATCACATGTATTATCTTCATCTTGATGTTTAGCTACTAATGGATTATTGCGAGtttcaaaattatacataaaatttattttagtgaataatttaatatatgaatattgattttatataattatacataAGTAACTTTGATCGTGGTTTAAATTTATACATAAAACTTTAATTTGATTTGACGATCAGTGTCataaattgaagaagaaagttttttaaattttagatcgTAAATTCTTAACGTTCAAAGATAGTTCTTGAAAACAAACTGAATAAAGAGAGCTTTATTGGTATAAGTGGTATGAACAAAGAATGCTATACAACAATGATTTTAAAGCTAAGCGACTTAAAAGGAAAATTTTTAGATAGTTCAGTGACTATTTTATAACTCGTTGAAGTTcaataaccaaaacataaacttagTAATAGTTTAGTGACATTGGGTATAATTTAACTAAAGTATAAGAATCAAAGtcattaaaaagtaaaaatatgcaTAAGTCCCTATactcttctaaaatttgaaaatttgtcATTGTGCTTTTTATTTCCAAGATTTTAGTCATTCTactttcgagatttcaaaattcaaattgaATGGTTAATAATGTTATTTTTTTGTTTGATCTAAGTTAATTACAATGCCATTTTTTTAATTACATGGTTATcaagtgagtattttttttttatttcaaaatgtcacaccaacaaatttaacaaaaagaaAGTTTTAACAATTGgccctaaattttaaaatctgaaaagtaaagtgactaaattctaaattttttaaaGTACAGGgaattatgacatattttaaccaaagAATAATAAACTTTTACCTTGGTAAGTAGTACGCCGATCGGACGGCTACGGAGTTGATCATCAGCTAGCATACCATAACAGACGGTTCAGATAGCAACTCATCTATTCGCTCACGTGTGGATATCCTCATCGGCCAATTCTTCCAACATCACCGAACCAGAGTAAAACATCAACGGCTCAAAACGAGTCGCCTCCCATTTCCAACAAAACCCTGCGGCAGTGGCACCCAAAACCAAACAGACTACAGACCTTCACAGGGTCCGTACACTCTAATTTCTAGGGTTTCTTAGAGATCGCCGATTCAAGATGTACCGTGCCGCGGCTTCTGGCCTCCGGGCTCTCAAGGTCGGTTCCCTAATTCCCCCCCAAACCCTAACTTATGAGCGCTGATGATTCGATCTCACTATAACAATCAATCTTCAATCTCGACTGTAACAGAGATTACTCGATTTCGATATTTGCTTTTTGAGATTGCTTTTGTTTATAGACAATAGATCTGTTCTTTTAACCCAATATTGATGCTTAGCATGTTACTTTGATTtcttaattaaatgtatttatctcgGGTAGTCATTGCTGTAACTGGGTATTGATGTTAAGCTGTTTCATGTATCcggtaaaattttcaaatattgttAGTATCAATGCTTGGAGTAGTGATATGCTTTGAATGAAAATGCGAATATAGGGTCGGACATACCATAGAGTACCTGCAAGGTTTTCAACTTCAGTTGCTGCTGCTACAACATCATCCTCTTCAGGTGGCCTCCTTGGTTGGTTCACTGGGGGTCAGTCCAACTCCATACCATCACTAGATTTTCCTCTACCGGGTGTAGCTCTACCATCTTCATTGCCTGACTATGTTGAACCTGGTAAAACTAAGATTACAACTCTTCCAAATGGCCTTAAAGTTGCTTCAGAAACCTTAGCGGTACGTACGAATTTGCTTCTTGTGAAGAatattttcttacataaggtctcTTATTTTAGAAGAAAATTAATTTTGTAACTCATTGTTGAATTTTCTATTTGATTTTGTTGCCAAGCAGAATCCTGCAGCATCAATAGGATTATATGTTGACTGTGGTTCAATCTATGAGTCACCTGCCTCATTTGGGGTCTCACACCTGCTTGAGCGTATGGCCTTCAAGAGCACGACAAACCGCAGCCATTTGCGGATTGTTCGGGAAGTAGAGGCAATTGGTGGCAATGTACAAGCTGCAGTTTCTCGGGAGCAGATTGGATATACCTTTGATGCTTTGAAGACTTATGTTCCTGAAATGGTAGAGCTGCTTATTGACTGTGTGAGAAACCCAGCTTTCTTGGATTGGGAGGTGAATGAACAGGTAAATTGTCTTGAGCTTGTCGTTTTTAGGCTAAATAGTTTTGAGCATATTTAGAATTAATGCCTTGTGAGATGATAATTCATTACTTCACCTTCTACAGCTTCAAAAAATGAAAGAGGAAATTGCTGAAGCTGCAAAGAATCCTCAGGGCTTGCTCTTAGAGGCCATTCACTCAGCTGGTTATTTTGGTGCATTGGCGAATTCTCTTTTAGCCCCTGAGTCTGCTGTAAATACATTGAATGGTACAGTTTTGGAGGATTTTATCCTGGTAAGTCTTAAGAGAACTTTATTTAGTATGTTTTCAGTGCAAACCGCATCATTGTAGTTATGAAGAAAACTATTTATTAGTATGCTTTAACCTTTCAGTGTTAATTGTTTCATTATTGTTGAGATTGTTGCTGATCTTTGTCTAACATTCTCACTAATAAGCTTGGTTTCCTATgaaaatattaggaaaacttTACTGCTTCTCGGATGGTACTTGCAGCATCTGGTGTTGAACATGAGGAACTGTTATCTGTTGCCGAGCCACTTCTATCAGATCTTTCCAATGTCCCTCGTCCTCAAGAGCCAAAATCTGTGTACACCGGCGGTGATTATCGCTGTCAGGCTGATTTAGGGGTATGTATTataaatacttgaaatgatcTTTTCTTTCATATTTCTCCCCAGTTTGAGTTGTTAATTAGTTTCAACTGCAGGATCAAACACATTTTGCTCTTGCATTTGAACTTCCTGGTGGTTGGCACAAGGAGAAGGAAGCTATAATTTTGACTGTTCTTCAGGTTTTTAACTTCGGGTTACTCTGTCTGCTCAATTTCTTATTCCACTGTGCTCTATTTTAATATAGGTCATAGAATTCTTCCTAGGAGTATCCTATCTTGGCCAATTAATTTTCATTGTGTATTTTTGGTTTTTCCTACTTGTTACCATGATCACAAGATAGGAAATTTGATAAATGTAATTATTCTATAGATTCTAATGGGAGGGGGTGGATCATTTTCAGCTGGTGGCCCTGGGAAAGGAATGTATTCAAGACTATGTAAGTTATATTTCGTGCTGCACACTATTATCTTTCAGTATATGACATGTTGTAATAGAGCAAGGTGGATGAAGTTTTGTTTGTTTTTGTGCATTTCTTTATTTACAAAATTCTGCTGCTACTAGActcaatttcttttaaatttttctagTCAATTTGTTTAAGTCTGTATGAAAGTGATGATTATGTTATGAGCAGATGTCCGTGTGTTGAATGAGTATCCACAAGTTTATTCATT contains:
- the LOC108462462 gene encoding ATP-dependent 6-phosphofructokinase 3-like, whose product is MASAALPEISKPKIVDGPGGYVLEDVPHLTDYIPDLPTYPNPLQDNPAYSVVKQYFVHVDDSVPQKVVVHKDDPKGIHFRRAGARQKVYFHSDNVHACIVTCGGLCPGLNTVVREIVCGLHHMYGVKKVLGIDGGYKGFYAKNTVYLNPKVVNDIHKRGGTILGTSRGGHDTSKIVDSIQDRGINQVFIIGGDGTQRGAALIFEEIRRRGLKVSVAGIPKTIDNDIPVIDKSFGFDTAVEEAQRAINAAHVESESFENCIGLVKLMGRYSGFIAMYATLASRDVDCCLIPESPFYLEGPGGLFEYIEKRLKEDGHMVIVIAEGAGEELLSQSIQSTTDASGNKLLQDVGLWISQSIKDHFSKQKMPINLKYIDPTYMIRAVPSNASDNVYCTLLAQSAVHGAMAGYTGFTSGLVNGRHTYIPFNRIIEKQNKVVITDRMWARLLSSTNQPSFLRPSTNLFSNENGSQKSLDKRVTH
- the LOC108464062 gene encoding mitochondrial-processing peptidase subunit alpha-like codes for the protein MYRAAASGLRALKGRTYHRVPARFSTSVAAATTSSSSGGLLGWFTGGQSNSIPSLDFPLPGVALPSSLPDYVEPGKTKITTLPNGLKVASETLANPAASIGLYVDCGSIYESPASFGVSHLLERMAFKSTTNRSHLRIVREVEAIGGNVQAAVSREQIGYTFDALKTYVPEMVELLIDCVRNPAFLDWEVNEQLQKMKEEIAEAAKNPQGLLLEAIHSAGYFGALANSLLAPESAVNTLNGTVLEDFILENFTASRMVLAASGVEHEELLSVAEPLLSDLSNVPRPQEPKSVYTGGDYRCQADLGDQTHFALAFELPGGWHKEKEAIILTVLQILMGGGGSFSAGGPGKGMYSRLYVRVLNEYPQVYSFSAFNSIYNHTGIFGIQATTGSDFAPTAIDVAVKELIAVATPGQVDQIQLDRAKQSTKSAILMNLESRMVASEDIGKQVLTYGERKPVEYFLKVVDEITLKDISSIAQKLLSSPLTMASYGNVINVPSYDSVSRKFK